From Anaerohalosphaera lusitana, one genomic window encodes:
- a CDS encoding helix-turn-helix domain-containing protein — translation MTTDKPMGSSYGRERGDLSGAVYIDQLRKYDQTIWYDTRDEEFVKYAEKAATWPEFIEICNRHNRNLTISPNLTYMLSRSQTQFRQIVKDAMAEQDLKPWQLEKLTGVPDSTIYRFLQGASLGSDKLQLILEALGLSIR, via the coding sequence ATGACAACCGACAAACCAATGGGCAGCAGTTACGGACGCGAGCGAGGCGATTTGAGCGGCGCGGTATACATCGACCAGTTACGCAAATATGACCAGACCATCTGGTACGACACCCGCGATGAGGAGTTTGTCAAGTATGCGGAGAAGGCGGCGACCTGGCCGGAATTTATCGAGATATGCAACCGCCATAACCGCAATCTGACCATCTCGCCGAACCTGACTTACATGCTCTCTCGCAGTCAAACGCAGTTTCGGCAGATCGTCAAAGACGCGATGGCCGAGCAGGATTTAAAACCCTGGCAGCTCGAAAAGCTCACCGGCGTGCCCGACAGCACGATCTACCGGTTTTTGCAGGGCGCATCGCTGGGCAGCGACAAACTGCAGTTGATCCTGGAGGCGCTCGGCCTCAGCATCAGATAG
- a CDS encoding zinc-ribbon domain-containing protein, translated as MQVRCGNCQKVYEVGEDWAGKKVKCKACGHSFEVAEQTKPEPQAEDEQEQTEQIRCLDCYYRFFPDPNDGNLAACPRCGTSHVRTKRSTKSDGRLQKGRRVKMPSDNDSMAGLFILEGAMLLTFTAFVGLGTMDGGIEGAIAGVISVITGTFALAMISSGIAAKVLRISEMIANQRIIRNELIMLNEQLDQEDAEGAGVKISREKVG; from the coding sequence ATGCAGGTTAGATGCGGCAACTGTCAAAAGGTTTACGAGGTCGGAGAAGACTGGGCGGGCAAAAAGGTAAAGTGCAAGGCGTGCGGGCACTCGTTCGAGGTGGCCGAGCAAACCAAACCTGAACCGCAGGCCGAAGACGAGCAGGAGCAAACTGAACAGATTAGATGCCTGGATTGTTATTACAGATTTTTTCCGGACCCAAATGACGGTAATCTTGCAGCGTGCCCTCGGTGCGGGACCTCGCATGTCCGGACCAAGCGATCAACAAAAAGTGATGGTCGGTTGCAAAAAGGTCGTCGCGTAAAAATGCCGTCTGACAATGACAGCATGGCGGGCCTCTTTATTCTAGAGGGAGCTATGCTCCTTACGTTCACAGCATTTGTCGGGCTTGGAACCATGGATGGTGGTATAGAGGGGGCAATTGCAGGCGTGATATCAGTCATCACCGGAACTTTTGCACTTGCCATGATATCTTCGGGTATTGCGGCTAAAGTACTGCGCATCAGCGAAATGATCGCTAATCAGCGAATCATTAGAAACGAGCTGATCATGCTGAACGAACAGCTCGACCAAGAGGATGCGGAAGGGGCGGGCGTGAAGATTTCCCGCGAAAAGGTCGGTTGA
- a CDS encoding tyrosine-type recombinase/integrase, whose translation MSKKRLVKLRFRKTKSRRGTGGAFFLDFNNPKTGKRVRISLGHGSYERAKRQQLRKEVELGSFDAGGCEGGRQRLSDIMIVYLQANKSMAAMTRDKTIRAFDYLIEVVGDIMLEKFDYSHAEAFQNFFVAKGFAPPTVNSYCKSISPVFSWAIRHQWIFVNPFVSVSGLREAKGFVRVYEPAEFAALWRVVDSDLWRARILAAKTAGLRRAEVLNLCRGDIDERSGVIRVQPKAKTSTTWRWRIKDHDAREVPLVPELAALLKKLGNALDDDQPYLMISGHVYHNKLDARMRGRLSDVARLCPDWQFSAEFSQLCKSAKISNATFHDLRRTVITEWLESGLQPHEVMQLAGHSSIETTMKYYTATRKTLLEKANKASSFALAGVA comes from the coding sequence ATGTCCAAAAAAAGACTGGTAAAATTGCGATTTCGCAAAACTAAGAGCCGTCGGGGAACCGGCGGTGCGTTCTTTTTAGATTTTAATAACCCTAAAACCGGAAAGCGTGTCCGAATCTCTCTCGGCCACGGCAGCTACGAGCGGGCAAAACGCCAGCAGCTCCGCAAGGAAGTGGAGCTGGGCAGCTTTGACGCGGGCGGGTGCGAGGGCGGCAGGCAGCGGCTCAGCGACATTATGATCGTGTACCTGCAGGCGAACAAGTCGATGGCGGCGATGACGCGTGACAAGACGATCAGGGCGTTTGATTACCTGATCGAGGTGGTCGGCGACATCATGCTCGAAAAATTCGACTACTCGCACGCCGAGGCGTTTCAGAATTTTTTCGTCGCCAAGGGCTTTGCCCCGCCGACGGTCAACAGCTACTGCAAGTCGATCTCGCCGGTGTTTTCGTGGGCGATCAGGCACCAGTGGATATTTGTAAATCCGTTCGTGTCGGTCAGCGGACTTCGCGAGGCGAAAGGCTTTGTCAGGGTCTACGAGCCGGCGGAGTTTGCCGCCCTTTGGCGGGTGGTCGATTCGGATCTGTGGCGGGCGAGGATACTGGCTGCAAAGACGGCGGGCCTGCGGCGGGCGGAAGTCTTGAATCTGTGCCGAGGCGACATCGACGAGCGAAGCGGAGTGATCCGTGTTCAGCCCAAGGCGAAGACGTCGACGACGTGGCGGTGGCGGATCAAGGATCATGATGCCCGCGAGGTGCCGTTGGTGCCGGAGCTGGCCGCCCTGCTCAAAAAGCTCGGCAATGCCCTGGACGACGATCAGCCGTATCTGATGATCAGCGGGCATGTGTATCACAACAAGCTCGATGCGAGGATGCGAGGCAGGCTTTCCGATGTGGCACGTTTGTGCCCCGACTGGCAGTTCAGTGCGGAATTTTCGCAGCTTTGCAAGTCCGCGAAAATTTCAAACGCGACTTTCCATGACTTGCGGCGAACGGTGATCACCGAGTGGCTCGAGTCCGGCCTGCAGCCTCACGAGGTGATGCAGCTCGCCGGTCACAGCAGCATCGAGACGACGATGAAATATTACACGGCGACTCGAAAAACACTGCTGGAAAAGGCCAACAAGGCGTCGAGTTTCGCCCTGGCGGGAGTGGCTTAA